A single window of Hirundo rustica isolate bHirRus1 chromosome 16, bHirRus1.pri.v3, whole genome shotgun sequence DNA harbors:
- the PPDPF gene encoding pancreatic progenitor cell differentiation and proliferation factor, giving the protein MASIPSSGSLMATHNYRRRRLSSTSSTSSCSSEYSGEVIPHGPDLPKSDPGQWWASFFFGKTTHPAMTTVSESQESLGALRAATAPIACGLVAAPGAGRRRHASESSAGPSV; this is encoded by the exons ATGGCATCCATCCCATCCAGCGGCTCGCTCATGGCCACGCACAACTATCGCAGAA GGCGCCTGAGCTCCAcatccagcaccagctcctgcagctcagagTACTCTGGGGAGGTCATCCCCCATGGCCCAG ATCTGCCCAAGTCTGACCCCGGCCAGTGGTGGGCCAGCTTCTTCTTTGGGAAGACGACTCACCCGGCCATGACAACGGTGTCAGAGTCCCAGGAGAG CTTGGGAGCCCTGCGGGCGGCCACAGCACCCATCGCCTGCGGGCTGGTGGCAGCCCCGGGCGCAGGACGGAGGCGCCACGCCAGCGAGTCCAGCGCAGGGCCCTCGGTGTGA